GACACCACATGAACTCCATACTCGAGCTTCCTGATATCCTCGCCGACGCTTTTGCCTCCAATGCAAGAATGAGCTTGGATATTTATGTAATTTCCAATTGCCAATATCACCTTCTCAGTCTGCGCCGCCAGCTCCCTCGTCGGAGACAGTATCAACGCCTGAACCCTAGTTTTCGCGATAAATTGAAATCAGCAAAACCCTAATTCAAATTCCAAATTCAAATTCCAAACTAGAGACGAGGTGAAAGGGGGAGACGTACTCTCGGGAGGAGGTGTCGACGATTTGGCAGACGGTGAGGGCAATCATGGAGGTCTTTCCGGTACCGGACTGGGCCTGGGCAATGACGTCACGGCCCTCAATGATGGGCCTGACGGCGCGTTGCTGGATGGCGGAGGGCTTCTCGAAGCCGTAGTTGTAGATACCGCGGAGGAGGTCGTCCTTGATCCCCATCTGATCGAAGCTCATGATTGGCTCTATGCCGTCCGATGTCAAGAACTCCAGCTTGTCCTCGTTGACCATTCCGCCTCCCCGCCTGGCACGGTTCTGTGGGACCACGCTCGTCGTCGCCGTGGCCGCCATCGAAGATCTTTCCGGTTAGGGTTTGCCTCTGCGTTTTTGCTGTGAATGAAAGCTCGCGTCTTTTGTTTCTGAGCGCGACGAAGGAGAAGGCGGTAGAGTCGGATAAAGGTTTTTACGCAGCTTTGTGGGCTTCTTACTATATTTGGGCCTCAATCTCATTGGCCCAATACATGATGAATGATTGCGTAGTTACGTGTTACCTCGTCACTAGCAATTATGCTTTGATATCTATTACTCATATGTATGCATATCATCAACTGTATTCATTTGAACTATGAACCATGAAATTGATAATTATTAACAATGATAAAGATCAAATGACAATCATATGTTTACTATGTGACAATTTCTAAAAGGAAATTTAATTATTCTAGAAATAATCACAAATAAATCTAACTATGCACTTATAATCAGTGGCGGACTTACATAGAAGCAAGCTCAGCTTCAGCCCGATAGGTTTCAAAAGCCcacattagaaaaaaaatagcccGGTAACTAAAAAGAGCAGACTCAGTGAGGCAGTGACCCACTTAcctaaagaaaagaaaaaatctgTTCACCTAAGTTTTAAATCTTAGATCCGCCACTGTTTATAATGTACACACAATTACTtaaaaatgatacacaatATTAACTCAACTAAAAATGATAGATTAAGGACCGGACAAAAGCTTTTCGACTTTTGCATTAGCAGAAGCAGAAAGAAACTTCATACAGATCGGAGGTTTCACACCCGAGAGTGAAAGGATTGCAGCCGGAATGCCCCACATAGAGTCACCACAAATGAGTCCAGATGCGACCGCCGGTGCAAAGTCATCGGCCTTTTGTTTGTTCTTCCTTCGCCACAAGAAGAGAATCAAGCTCCCCACACACATGTCAATGGCGAAGTATGAACCAAGATAAAATGGGATGGCCATGCACATTGGGATTGGAATAAACTTGTACACATTGTACTTGGTCTCATAACGCTTTAGAAGCTCCGCAAGCAAATTAAGAGCAATGGCAGCTGCGAAAAAGGACGCTGCAAGTGTCACACAATTTTTGGGAAGTGAACTAACGCCTTCAACTCCTAGAAGAGCCATTCCACGGTACATTTGTGCGTACGGTGCAGGATATGGACCGCTTGGATCACCTAGTCGATAAGCTTTGTAGAAAAAAAACCAGAATACCAAAGGGGACATGACACAACCCATGGCCGTGCCAAGAACTTGACTGAAGAACATCGAGCGAGGAGAGGACAATGTAAGAAATCCAGTCTTGAAGTCTTGCATAAGATCAGAAGCTGTAGAGACAACGCTCATCATGACACCGCAGGCAGCAAGACCAGCAACAACTCCACCTTTGGCATAGCCAACCCAAGCACTGAAGATCATGATGGCGAACTTTCCATAGTTGGAGGCGAGGGACCAGTCAGTGAGACCAGTACCATAGGCATTACAGAATGCCAAAACTGGTGCAATCATATAAGCAGTTAAGATATGGTACCATTTCAACTGGGGGAAAATGCATAGAGGTACGACAATGATGGCTATAACGGCAAGAACAACATAACCACCGAAAGCAAGCCAGTTGGGAATTTGGTCTTTTAAGAAAAAGGCTATTCTTCTCTCCTCGTCATAGTTTGGATTCAAAACTTCTTCTCCAGCTTCAATACTCGAAGGATTTACCGACGGTGGGGGAGATGAATCGAAatcaatttcttttgttttaggTGTACAACATAAACTGCAGGAGGTCAGAATGAGCATGTAAACTACATGGTACAAACCATCACCCAGCATCATGGCTATAGCAATGAAAACCCTGTATCCTTGGATACCGTGGAGACTGCTCGCTGGGATATCAGTACTGTACCATACACCTTTCTGCTTCTCAATCAAGGGCCACATGATTCCCCATGAAAGTATTGCTCCAACAAGCAGAGAGATGTTCACAAGGTAAGGGCAAATCATTCCCACACCAACATACGTCGATGAGAAGTCAAAGTAAAACCTGCGGTTTGTAAAGAAAATAAGTTACCTCTCTGCATAATAAGCTTTGTTAGCATATCATTACATAAGTTTACGTGCACTAACCTCTGTGCATGAGCTTGGAGACCAAACGTTGGGAAGCTAGAAAATCCGCAGCCATCAGCGGCTGTGTAAAACCATTGGAAGAACGCCCACACGAAGCTAAAGCAGAAGCTTTTGAACAGGACAGCAACTTGTTTCCTGCAATGTTTTTTGGAaagttttgattaattatttacCAGCTAGCGAATTC
This is a stretch of genomic DNA from Argentina anserina chromosome 4, drPotAnse1.1, whole genome shotgun sequence. It encodes these proteins:
- the LOC126792521 gene encoding probable metal-nicotianamine transporter YSL7 gives rise to the protein MERKKSDDFDDQVDQPQGKVLVEAAFRNSHVPPWTKQITVRAMVTSFILSIVFNFIVCKLNLTTGVIPSLNVAAGLLGFAVLKAYTTILTKVGLLKQPFTRQENCVIQTCVVASSGIAFSSGTASYVLGMSGFVASQGHETNTPLNVKDPHIGWMMGFLFCVSFLGLFSIMPLRKVMIMKYRLTYPSGTATAYLINSFHTPKGAKLAKKQVAVLFKSFCFSFVWAFFQWFYTAADGCGFSSFPTFGLQAHAQRFYFDFSSTYVGVGMICPYLVNISLLVGAILSWGIMWPLIEKQKGVWYSTDIPASSLHGIQGYRVFIAIAMMLGDGLYHVVYMLILTSCSLCCTPKTKEIDFDSSPPPSVNPSSIEAGEEVLNPNYDEERRIAFFLKDQIPNWLAFGGYVVLAVIAIIVVPLCIFPQLKWYHILTAYMIAPVLAFCNAYGTGLTDWSLASNYGKFAIMIFSAWVGYAKGGVVAGLAACGVMMSVVSTASDLMQDFKTGFLTLSSPRSMFFSQVLGTAMGCVMSPLVFWFFFYKAYRLGDPSGPYPAPYAQMYRGMALLGVEGVSSLPKNCVTLAASFFAAAIALNLLAELLKRYETKYNVYKFIPIPMCMAIPFYLGSYFAIDMCVGSLILFLWRRKNKQKADDFAPAVASGLICGDSMWGIPAAILSLSGVKPPICMKFLSASANAKVEKLLSGP